A stretch of Cytophagales bacterium DNA encodes these proteins:
- a CDS encoding aminopeptidase P family protein: MSSPLFAPTTYHERRAELKSKLAGGQILLLGNEESSMNYGDNHYPFRQDSTFRYFFGLNQPGLAGLIDVDKDEVILFGNDLSMDDIVWTGPQPRMADLAASVGVEKVLPTSAIGKSLGGQVHYLPPYRERNILKLAEWLGKSAFDIQEGNSLDLIHAVISLRAYKSDEEIEQLHDAVSITSLMHQEAMKMARPGMVEREIVAHLNEVALSKGAGVSFPPIVTINGQTLHNHYYGNTMQSGRLLLCDSGAENLYGYSGDMTRTYPVDPAFSQKQKEVYQIVLDALKSSAEMSKPGVTYQQVHLNAARVIISGLKEIGLMSGDVDEAVAQGAHALFFPHGLGHSMGMDVHDMEDFGENHVGYDDVTPRSTQLGLSALRFGKALEERLVLTNEPGIYFIPELYEQWKSEKKLASFINYDKLAGYMDFGGIRIENDYVITGEGAQLLGEPAPMEIADVEALRNV; this comes from the coding sequence ATGTCAAGCCCCTTATTCGCCCCTACTACCTATCACGAACGTCGAGCTGAACTCAAATCAAAGCTAGCCGGAGGACAGATCCTCTTGCTGGGTAATGAAGAGAGCAGCATGAATTATGGTGACAATCACTATCCGTTCCGACAAGACAGTACCTTTCGGTATTTCTTCGGGTTGAATCAGCCTGGTTTAGCAGGGTTGATCGATGTGGATAAGGATGAAGTGATCCTGTTTGGGAATGATCTGAGCATGGATGATATCGTCTGGACTGGCCCACAACCAAGGATGGCTGACCTGGCCGCTTCCGTAGGGGTAGAAAAGGTATTACCTACTTCAGCAATCGGAAAGTCGCTCGGAGGTCAGGTGCATTATTTACCGCCTTATCGAGAACGAAATATTCTAAAGCTTGCTGAATGGCTTGGAAAAAGTGCCTTTGATATTCAGGAAGGTAATTCTCTTGATCTGATCCATGCGGTAATTAGCCTAAGGGCCTATAAAAGTGACGAAGAAATTGAGCAGCTACATGATGCCGTAAGTATTACCTCACTAATGCATCAGGAAGCCATGAAGATGGCGAGGCCAGGCATGGTGGAACGCGAGATTGTGGCTCATCTGAATGAAGTGGCCTTGTCTAAAGGGGCAGGAGTTTCGTTTCCACCAATCGTGACCATTAATGGCCAGACACTGCACAACCATTATTACGGCAATACCATGCAATCTGGAAGGCTCTTGTTGTGTGACAGTGGTGCCGAAAACCTGTATGGATACTCCGGGGACATGACCCGAACGTATCCGGTAGACCCGGCTTTCAGTCAGAAGCAAAAAGAAGTTTATCAGATCGTTTTGGATGCTCTGAAGTCAAGCGCGGAGATGTCTAAGCCAGGGGTGACTTATCAGCAAGTGCATTTGAATGCCGCCAGGGTGATTATCTCAGGATTGAAAGAAATTGGATTGATGTCTGGAGATGTGGATGAAGCCGTTGCGCAGGGTGCACATGCTTTATTCTTTCCGCATGGTCTGGGGCATTCGATGGGTATGGATGTACATGACATGGAAGATTTTGGAGAAAACCACGTAGGATATGATGACGTAACTCCCCGATCTACTCAGTTGGGGTTGAGTGCGCTTCGGTTTGGAAAAGCCCTTGAAGAACGCCTCGTACTGACCAACGAACCTGGTATCTATTTCATTCCTGAGCTATACGAACAATGGAAATCCGAGAAGAAACTAGCCTCTTTCATCAATTACGATAAGTTGGCAGGGTACATGGATTTTGGCGGCATTCGCATCGAAAACGACTATGTGATCACTGGTGAGGGTGCTCAATTGTTGGGAGAGCCTGCTCCGATGGAAATAGCGGATGTGGAAGCGTTAAGAAACGTATGA
- a CDS encoding M48 family metalloprotease: protein MKNIRFSLFAICLASFTFFISCGEDGSIIDQITGLTPANDVELGRTVVQQIESDPTQFPILSAADYPEAYAYIRAMTSNILQSNDVEHKDIFQYDEVKIIHNDDVLNAFATPGGFIYVYTGLIKFLDRADDLAGVMGHEIAHASLRHSKEQLQQQLGLQFLISIALGDGSAADVAALASNVLSLQFSRNDEAESDEYSVIYLQATDYACNGAATFFEKIEAAGGSGVPEFLSTHPSPATRVADINAKATELSCSTAAITESGMTYADFIASLPQ from the coding sequence ATGAAAAACATTCGTTTCTCCCTATTTGCCATTTGTCTGGCTTCATTCACCTTTTTCATCAGCTGCGGTGAAGATGGTTCAATCATTGATCAAATTACCGGATTAACTCCTGCCAATGATGTGGAGTTGGGTAGGACTGTCGTTCAACAGATCGAATCCGATCCTACTCAGTTTCCTATTCTTTCTGCGGCTGACTACCCAGAGGCTTATGCTTACATCAGAGCGATGACCAGCAATATCCTGCAAAGCAATGATGTAGAGCACAAAGACATTTTTCAATACGATGAGGTGAAAATCATCCACAACGATGACGTGCTTAATGCTTTTGCCACACCTGGGGGTTTCATTTATGTATATACAGGTCTGATCAAGTTTTTGGATCGTGCAGATGATCTCGCCGGAGTAATGGGGCATGAAATTGCGCATGCATCCCTACGCCATTCAAAAGAACAGTTGCAGCAGCAACTTGGGCTACAGTTTTTGATTTCTATTGCATTGGGTGATGGCTCAGCAGCAGATGTTGCTGCTCTTGCCAGCAATGTGTTGAGTCTACAATTCAGTCGTAATGATGAGGCGGAATCTGATGAATATTCTGTGATCTATCTTCAAGCTACTGATTATGCCTGTAATGGAGCGGCTACCTTTTTCGAAAAAATAGAAGCGGCTGGAGGCAGCGGTGTGCCTGAGTTCTTAAGTACGCACCCATCACCAGCCACCAGAGTAGCCGATATCAATGCGAAAGCTACGGAACTGAGCTGTTCCACAGCAGCCATTACAGAGTCAGGTATGACCTATGCTGACTTCATTGCAAGTTTACCCCAATAA
- a CDS encoding bifunctional riboflavin kinase/FAD synthetase, whose amino-acid sequence MKIIEDITQIEGIRNPVVTSGTFDGVHVGHQKILKRVTDLAKKQNGDSVVITYWPHPRFVLGKGWGDLRLLTTFLEKATFLADQGIDYLIKIPFTREFSEMSSTTFIQDIIINRIGTKKLVIGYDHKFGRNREGSFQFLQEHQTDFGFEIEEIPRLDIDDVGISSTKIRNALKAGQCEEAANFLGRVYSLKGIVIKGDQLGRTLGYPTANIYIAEEFKLIPSDGVYAVHVLVREKRYQGMLNIGIRPTVAGTRMQIEVNLFDFEQDIYGQNIQVEFVKMLRNEMKFPSKEALAEQLYHDKQHALAVLNP is encoded by the coding sequence ATGAAGATCATTGAGGACATTACCCAAATCGAAGGGATTCGGAATCCTGTGGTGACCAGTGGTACCTTCGACGGGGTGCATGTGGGCCATCAGAAGATTTTGAAACGGGTGACGGACCTGGCAAAGAAGCAAAACGGAGACAGTGTTGTAATCACATATTGGCCGCACCCCCGATTCGTTCTTGGTAAAGGCTGGGGCGACCTGAGATTACTCACCACCTTTTTGGAGAAGGCTACGTTTTTGGCGGATCAGGGTATTGATTACCTGATCAAAATCCCATTTACACGAGAGTTTTCTGAGATGAGTTCTACCACATTCATTCAGGACATCATCATCAATCGGATTGGGACAAAGAAGCTTGTCATTGGGTATGATCACAAGTTTGGTCGAAATCGTGAAGGGAGTTTCCAGTTTTTACAGGAACATCAGACGGATTTTGGCTTTGAAATAGAAGAGATCCCCCGACTGGATATCGATGATGTAGGCATCAGCTCCACCAAGATCCGAAACGCATTAAAGGCGGGTCAGTGTGAAGAAGCCGCCAATTTCCTCGGGCGCGTCTATTCCTTGAAAGGCATTGTCATCAAAGGAGATCAGCTTGGTAGAACGTTGGGCTATCCCACGGCCAATATTTACATCGCAGAAGAGTTTAAACTGATTCCATCCGATGGAGTATATGCCGTACATGTATTGGTTCGTGAAAAGCGCTATCAGGGAATGCTAAATATTGGTATCCGTCCTACGGTGGCAGGCACGCGCATGCAGATTGAAGTCAATCTTTTTGACTTTGAACAAGATATTTATGGTCAGAACATTCAGGTGGAATTTGTAAAGATGCTACGCAATGAAATGAAGTTTCCAAGCAAAGAAGCCCTGGCCGAACAGCTATATCATGACAAACAACATGCGTTAGCCGTTTTGAATCCTTAA
- the truB gene encoding tRNA pseudouridine(55) synthase TruB: MKPLEKYQEGQLLLIDKPYQWTSFDVVKKLRYALKVKKIGHAGTLDPLATGLLLIGTGKWTKKLEQLQGLNKTYEGIIEIGKTTPSYDLETEFDSQAEIDHIFASDLEAARLKLTGPIEQIPPAHSAVKIDGERAYKKARRNETVKMKVRSVQIHRFDIEANLPDVAFKIECSKGTYIRSMAQDFGQHLGVGGYLKSLRRTSIGEYHVDQAKTVEEFLKEVQLERAHEDH; this comes from the coding sequence TTGAAACCCTTAGAGAAATACCAGGAAGGTCAATTGTTGTTGATTGACAAACCCTACCAATGGACCTCCTTTGATGTAGTGAAAAAGCTACGTTATGCGCTGAAAGTCAAAAAGATTGGCCATGCAGGAACGCTAGACCCTTTAGCGACAGGCTTGTTGCTCATTGGGACTGGAAAGTGGACCAAAAAGCTGGAGCAATTACAAGGCCTGAACAAAACTTATGAAGGGATCATTGAAATAGGCAAGACTACACCTTCCTATGATCTGGAAACGGAATTTGATAGTCAGGCTGAAATAGATCACATTTTCGCATCGGATTTGGAAGCGGCCAGGCTAAAGTTAACGGGACCTATCGAGCAAATCCCACCGGCTCATTCGGCTGTAAAAATTGATGGTGAACGAGCCTACAAAAAAGCCCGCCGCAACGAAACTGTAAAAATGAAGGTTCGGTCAGTGCAAATCCATCGTTTTGATATAGAGGCTAATTTGCCGGATGTTGCTTTTAAGATCGAATGCTCGAAAGGTACTTATATTCGAAGCATGGCTCAGGACTTTGGACAACACCTGGGCGTTGGTGGATACTTGAAAAGCTTACGAAGAACCAGTATCGGTGAATACCATGTGGATCAGGCGAAGACCGTAGAGGAATTTCTAAAAGAAGTGCAACTCGAACGCGCCCATGAAGATCATTGA
- a CDS encoding undecaprenyl-diphosphate phosphatase, whose protein sequence is MSWLEALILGIIQGLTEFLPVSSSGHLEIGNVLLNVQTSDHLLFAVVVHAATALSTIVVFGKDIQVILKDLLAFKWNESWSFTIKIIISMIPVGVIGILYEDQIEILFAGNMLLVGSALIFTSVLLFFTYFKKNTEGEVSYLSALIIGMAQAVAILPGVSRSGSTIATALLLGVDKTKATRFSFLMVLIPILGASLLKAKDYFEAPEAAGDISVVALVVGFLAAFISGFLACQWMIKLVRRGKLTYFAIYCLIVGVLAILSSLI, encoded by the coding sequence ATGTCCTGGCTTGAGGCCCTTATACTTGGTATAATCCAGGGATTAACCGAGTTCTTACCCGTTAGTAGCAGCGGTCATCTAGAAATTGGCAACGTCTTGCTAAACGTCCAGACTTCTGATCATTTGCTATTTGCAGTGGTCGTTCATGCTGCTACGGCATTGAGCACCATAGTGGTCTTTGGGAAGGACATACAAGTGATTCTCAAAGATCTTCTTGCGTTCAAATGGAATGAATCCTGGTCATTTACGATCAAGATCATCATTTCTATGATCCCCGTTGGCGTAATTGGTATTCTTTATGAAGATCAAATCGAGATCTTGTTTGCAGGCAACATGTTGTTGGTCGGTTCAGCGCTCATCTTCACCAGCGTATTGCTGTTTTTCACTTATTTCAAGAAGAACACCGAGGGAGAAGTTTCTTATCTCAGCGCCTTGATCATAGGAATGGCCCAGGCGGTGGCAATCTTGCCAGGTGTTTCACGGTCTGGATCGACCATTGCTACCGCGTTGTTACTGGGGGTAGATAAAACCAAAGCAACACGGTTTTCATTTCTCATGGTGCTGATTCCCATCTTAGGCGCAAGCTTGCTCAAGGCGAAAGACTATTTCGAAGCACCGGAAGCGGCTGGTGATATCAGTGTGGTTGCGCTTGTTGTTGGATTTTTGGCAGCATTTATATCAGGCTTTTTGGCCTGTCAATGGATGATCAAGCTAGTTCGACGTGGTAAACTGACTTATTTCGCTATTTATTGTTTGATTGTCGGAGTGCTTGCTATTTTGAGTTCCCTGATTTGA
- a CDS encoding DUF3098 domain-containing protein yields MSEQSKFAFTKKNYLIMLLGIAILAIGFFIMTLDTEPYGFGFLGLTLGPITVIFGFVIQFFAILYKDKSTPTS; encoded by the coding sequence ATGTCAGAACAATCAAAATTTGCGTTTACCAAAAAGAATTACCTGATCATGTTGTTGGGTATTGCGATCCTGGCCATCGGTTTTTTCATCATGACACTGGATACAGAACCTTACGGATTTGGATTTTTGGGACTTACGCTGGGTCCAATCACCGTGATATTCGGATTTGTGATCCAATTTTTTGCCATTCTTTACAAAGACAAAAGCACCCCTACTTCCTGA
- a CDS encoding permease-like cell division protein FtsX: MESRKPRKKRKLGSYPFMSVTFSITLALLVIGLFGLLLVHTNRLTTIIQENVEVQVFLKKDIQSGERNRIQRILTSKRYVPQTDDQRLVRFVSRDEAAEQFIKDTGEDFTQLLGENPLRDLFVLNVGQDYQSVDSLKVIEKELEALTGVYEVSYVESLVRSINQNLTKISVILLGFALILLIVVVILINNTIKLALFSQRFLIRSMQLVGATGRFIKRPFLNRAVLYGALAGLLTSGILYGLYQSALNRMEDLKQLQDEQSILILYGLLVLLGIIVAYLSTLLAIRRYLKTSLDELY; encoded by the coding sequence ATGGAATCCCGGAAACCAAGAAAAAAGCGCAAACTCGGCAGTTACCCGTTCATGAGCGTGACATTTAGCATCACGCTGGCTTTGCTCGTGATCGGCCTTTTCGGGTTATTGTTGGTCCATACCAATCGTCTGACCACTATTATTCAGGAGAATGTCGAAGTTCAGGTTTTTCTAAAGAAAGACATTCAATCCGGTGAGCGAAACCGGATCCAACGCATCCTTACGTCCAAAAGATATGTGCCACAAACCGATGATCAGCGCCTGGTGCGGTTCGTGAGTAGAGATGAAGCTGCTGAGCAATTCATCAAAGACACAGGAGAAGATTTTACCCAATTACTGGGAGAAAACCCCTTGCGAGATCTGTTTGTGCTCAATGTCGGGCAGGACTATCAATCCGTGGATAGCCTGAAGGTGATAGAAAAAGAGCTAGAGGCATTGACAGGGGTATATGAAGTAAGTTACGTGGAATCGCTGGTACGTAGCATCAATCAGAACCTGACCAAGATCAGCGTGATTTTACTGGGTTTCGCATTGATCTTGCTGATCGTAGTGGTGATCTTGATCAATAATACCATCAAACTGGCCCTGTTTTCCCAAAGATTTCTCATTCGCAGTATGCAGCTGGTAGGTGCGACCGGGCGGTTCATAAAAAGGCCTTTTCTTAACCGCGCCGTGTTGTATGGCGCGTTGGCAGGACTATTGACCAGTGGTATTCTTTACGGATTATATCAGTCAGCGCTCAATAGGATGGAAGATTTGAAACAATTGCAGGACGAACAGAGTATTTTAATACTTTATGGCCTGCTTGTACTGCTTGGGATTATAGTTGCGTATCTTAGCACCCTGCTTGCCATAAGAAGATATTTGAAAACATCGTTAGACGAACTTTATTAA
- a CDS encoding sigma-70 family RNA polymerase sigma factor, producing the protein MKDSEVLKRIENGDERALDYLYQKHYRMMTNVVMKNSGTEVEAQDIYQEALVAFWQKATSGKLVLTSKISTYLYSICQNLWRKELDRKSRLSNEEKDGEEFQMYEENENLQIVLKCIEELGETCQSILTYYYFDGLSMNDIADRMGFANTDTAKTKKYKCKKKLDSLIKERYTRTDFFDQ; encoded by the coding sequence ATGAAAGACAGTGAAGTGCTGAAGCGGATTGAGAATGGAGACGAGCGTGCGCTGGATTACCTCTATCAGAAACACTATCGCATGATGACGAATGTGGTCATGAAAAATAGTGGGACAGAGGTAGAAGCGCAGGACATATACCAGGAAGCATTGGTTGCATTCTGGCAAAAAGCGACAAGTGGTAAGTTGGTTTTAACTTCTAAAATCAGTACCTATTTGTATAGCATCTGTCAGAATTTGTGGCGGAAGGAACTCGATCGGAAAAGTCGTCTGTCCAATGAGGAAAAAGATGGCGAAGAGTTTCAGATGTATGAGGAGAATGAAAACCTCCAAATAGTCTTGAAATGTATCGAGGAGTTAGGGGAAACCTGCCAAAGCATCCTGACCTATTATTACTTTGACGGATTGTCCATGAATGATATTGCAGACCGAATGGGTTTTGCGAATACAGACACGGCAAAGACGAAAAAGTATAAGTGTAAAAAGAAATTAGATAGTTTAATTAAAGAACGTTATACCAGGACAGATTTCTTCGATCAATGA
- the pdeM gene encoding ligase-associated DNA damage response endonuclease PdeM — protein MVEPSVVGAFKIRLKGEELWLLPDKALYWPAQKALVVSDIHLGKAGHFRKNGIPVPAIVHHHDLYILTDLCQQYEVEYLIFLGDLFHSDPNAQWRQFEDWTHQYGTAKMTLVKGNHDILPDKNYTDLGLEVIDELILGPFLWTHEKVLREGFYNISGHLHPAIRLRGAAKQGLKVPCFYFSPDHGYMPAFGQFTGLYALRKKKEDKVFGIANGQVFSTER, from the coding sequence ATGGTTGAACCATCCGTAGTAGGAGCATTCAAAATACGATTGAAAGGGGAGGAGTTGTGGTTACTCCCTGATAAAGCTTTGTATTGGCCTGCCCAAAAGGCGCTCGTAGTGTCCGATATTCATTTGGGTAAGGCGGGGCATTTTCGAAAAAACGGAATTCCAGTTCCCGCGATTGTTCATCACCATGATCTATACATCCTGACCGATCTGTGCCAGCAATATGAAGTTGAATACTTAATTTTTTTGGGGGATCTGTTTCACAGCGATCCGAATGCCCAGTGGCGTCAATTTGAAGACTGGACCCATCAATATGGAACAGCTAAAATGACCCTGGTAAAAGGGAATCATGACATTTTGCCGGACAAAAACTACACGGATTTGGGGTTGGAGGTCATCGATGAACTCATTTTGGGGCCTTTTTTGTGGACACATGAAAAAGTATTACGTGAAGGATTCTACAATATTTCCGGACATTTGCATCCGGCCATCCGATTGCGGGGCGCTGCCAAGCAAGGGCTGAAGGTTCCCTGCTTTTATTTTAGTCCGGATCATGGTTATATGCCTGCATTCGGGCAATTTACGGGGTTGTATGCGCTTAGGAAGAAAAAAGAAGATAAGGTCTTTGGGATCGCAAATGGCCAGGTATTTTCAACGGAGCGATAA
- a CDS encoding DUF2147 domain-containing protein has protein sequence MKQLLIVALALFGMTVGLQAQSIVGKWKTVDDNSGKERSVVEIFQEDDKYFGKIIKFIPGPDEDPDPICDECKGKKKDQKIVGLQIIEDMEKEGDQYEGGEILDPENGKVYDCKLWIEDGKLKVRGYIMFLYRTQTWLPYDG, from the coding sequence ATGAAACAATTATTAATCGTTGCTCTTGCACTTTTTGGAATGACTGTAGGCTTGCAGGCTCAGTCCATTGTTGGAAAATGGAAAACGGTGGATGATAACAGCGGAAAGGAACGTTCCGTAGTGGAGATATTCCAGGAGGATGATAAATACTTTGGAAAGATCATTAAGTTTATTCCGGGACCAGATGAAGATCCTGATCCGATTTGCGACGAATGTAAAGGCAAAAAGAAAGATCAAAAGATCGTAGGCCTCCAGATCATCGAAGACATGGAAAAAGAGGGTGATCAGTATGAGGGTGGCGAGATCCTTGATCCTGAGAATGGAAAAGTTTATGACTGTAAGCTTTGGATAGAAGATGGTAAGCTTAAAGTCAGAGGCTATATCATGTTTTTGTACCGAACACAAACCTGGCTGCCTTACGATGGTTGA
- a CDS encoding ligase-associated DNA damage response DEXH box helicase, whose protein sequence is MTDDKQLVQVAEDWFQSRGWEPFEFQRNCWQDYLAGNSGLLNAPTGSGKTYAMWIPCVLEFLRNNERHEVLPEVQILWVTPLRALAKDIHRAMQEFCDEIELPWKVGLRTGDTSSSERQKQKKHAPQALVITPESLHILLSQKDHPNYFKSLKAVVVDEWHEIIGTKRGVATELALSRLKKLTLQPLKIWGISATIGNLKQAVRVLLGEDMYKEAVFIRAEIDKRIEIESILPDEVENFPWSGHLGTKLLPKIIPIIQENNTTLLFTNTRSQTELWYQAILKQSPELAGIIAMHHGSMDHDVRTWVEDALHAGKLKLVVCTSSLDLGVDFRPVDLVIQVGGPKGVARFQQRAGRSGHRPGELSKIYFVPTHSLELVEGAALREAVSRGQFESRKPLEKCMDVLVQYLLTLAVSGGFKPLTILEEIKHTFCYRLLTAVEWNWALDFITTGGSTLGEYDEYAKVYQEDGIYKIINRKSATQHRLSIGTIVGDPSMKVRFITGGYLGTVEEYFVSKLNPGDTFWFAGQNLEFVQIKELTVLVRKSKKKSGVTPAWGGGRLPLSSLLSDVIREKLEKAVIGKDLEAELLAIKPILDLQQKWSIVPHRKSLLIEKTTSRFGNHIFIYPFEGMFVHEVLAGVIAYRISNLQRITFSISMNDYGFELLSDQEIHIEEALELDLFSEENLMEDINESLNKTELARRKFRDVATIAGLIFQGYPGKNVKAKHLQASSNIIYDVFETYDGGNLLLKQSMDEVMSQQFEQSRMLEAFRRINQQEIILKETPQPTPFAFPILVDSLRRQNLSSEELSDRIAKMQVQLDRYAKGHN, encoded by the coding sequence GTGACCGACGATAAACAACTGGTACAGGTAGCAGAAGACTGGTTCCAATCACGTGGTTGGGAGCCTTTTGAGTTTCAGCGGAATTGCTGGCAAGACTATCTGGCCGGAAACAGCGGTTTGCTCAATGCACCCACAGGAAGCGGTAAAACCTACGCCATGTGGATTCCTTGCGTATTGGAATTCCTCCGGAATAATGAGCGGCATGAAGTACTGCCGGAAGTGCAGATCCTATGGGTGACACCACTTCGTGCATTGGCGAAAGACATTCATCGGGCCATGCAGGAGTTTTGCGATGAAATTGAGTTGCCCTGGAAAGTAGGTCTGAGAACTGGCGATACTTCGAGTTCTGAACGTCAAAAGCAAAAAAAGCATGCCCCCCAGGCCCTGGTAATCACGCCAGAAAGCTTGCATATTCTGTTGAGCCAAAAAGATCATCCTAACTATTTCAAATCTTTGAAAGCGGTGGTAGTTGATGAGTGGCATGAGATCATAGGAACCAAAAGAGGTGTAGCGACTGAGCTGGCCCTATCGAGGCTAAAGAAACTGACCTTACAACCCTTGAAGATCTGGGGCATCAGCGCGACTATAGGGAACCTGAAACAAGCGGTGAGGGTGCTGCTGGGAGAGGACATGTACAAAGAGGCGGTATTCATTCGAGCAGAAATTGACAAGCGCATTGAAATCGAGTCGATCCTCCCTGATGAAGTAGAGAATTTTCCATGGTCCGGACATCTGGGGACGAAGTTGCTGCCTAAGATCATTCCGATCATTCAAGAGAATAATACCACACTGTTATTTACCAATACTCGATCTCAAACAGAGCTCTGGTATCAGGCCATATTGAAGCAATCTCCTGAACTGGCGGGAATCATTGCCATGCATCACGGAAGCATGGATCATGATGTGCGAACCTGGGTGGAAGATGCCTTGCATGCTGGAAAACTGAAGTTGGTGGTTTGTACTTCCAGTCTTGATCTTGGGGTCGATTTCCGACCGGTCGATCTGGTGATACAGGTTGGGGGACCCAAGGGCGTAGCGCGTTTTCAGCAGCGAGCAGGACGAAGCGGTCACAGGCCGGGGGAGCTTTCCAAGATCTATTTTGTGCCCACACATTCCCTTGAACTGGTGGAAGGGGCGGCCTTGAGAGAAGCCGTATCCAGAGGTCAGTTTGAGAGCCGAAAGCCCTTGGAAAAGTGCATGGATGTACTGGTGCAATACTTACTCACGCTGGCCGTGAGTGGAGGTTTTAAGCCCCTGACCATCCTGGAAGAAATTAAGCATACCTTTTGCTACCGCTTGTTGACTGCAGTCGAATGGAATTGGGCACTGGATTTCATTACCACAGGAGGAAGCACACTTGGTGAATACGATGAATATGCCAAAGTGTATCAGGAAGATGGTATTTATAAGATCATCAATCGCAAATCAGCGACACAACATCGTTTGTCCATCGGGACGATTGTAGGAGACCCTTCGATGAAAGTGCGGTTCATTACCGGTGGCTATCTGGGTACGGTGGAAGAGTATTTTGTGAGTAAACTCAATCCCGGAGATACGTTTTGGTTTGCTGGCCAAAACCTGGAATTTGTTCAGATCAAAGAACTCACCGTTTTAGTTCGGAAATCGAAAAAGAAAAGTGGTGTGACTCCTGCCTGGGGCGGTGGTAGATTGCCCTTGTCTTCCTTACTTTCAGATGTGATCCGGGAAAAGCTGGAGAAAGCCGTGATCGGTAAGGACCTGGAAGCCGAACTGCTGGCCATCAAACCAATCCTGGATCTTCAGCAGAAGTGGTCCATTGTGCCCCACCGCAAATCTCTTCTCATTGAGAAGACTACTTCGAGATTCGGCAATCACATCTTTATCTATCCTTTCGAAGGCATGTTTGTGCATGAAGTGTTAGCGGGAGTGATTGCTTATCGCATCAGTAACCTGCAGCGGATCACTTTTTCCATTTCCATGAATGATTATGGATTCGAGCTGCTTTCCGATCAGGAGATCCACATTGAAGAAGCCTTGGAGTTGGATTTGTTCAGCGAGGAAAACCTAATGGAAGACATCAATGAAAGTCTGAATAAAACGGAATTGGCTCGTAGGAAATTTCGGGATGTAGCTACGATCGCTGGATTGATTTTTCAGGGATATCCGGGAAAGAATGTCAAAGCCAAACACCTGCAAGCGTCCAGTAATATCATTTATGATGTATTTGAAACCTACGATGGGGGCAATCTGCTGCTGAAGCAATCCATGGATGAGGTCATGAGCCAGCAATTTGAACAATCGAGGATGCTGGAAGCTTTCAGAAGGATCAATCAGCAGGAAATTATTTTGAAAGAAACGCCTCAGCCGACGCCATTTGCCTTTCCGATTTTAGTGGATTCATTGAGACGGCAAAACCTGTCTTCCGAAGAGCTCAGTGATCGTATTGCGAAAATGCAGGTCCAACTGGACAGATATGCGAAAGGCCACAACTAA